One Capsicum annuum cultivar UCD-10X-F1 chromosome 2, UCD10Xv1.1, whole genome shotgun sequence genomic window carries:
- the LOC107860014 gene encoding peroxidase 72-like: MAQPVSLFIFIALLAFAPICFSFKSNDGNLYPQYYCKSCPRAQEIVKSVIAKAVAKEARMAASLLRLHFHDCFVMGCDASLLLDSSKGIVTEKGSNPNRNSARGFEVLDEIKSALEKECPQTVSCADILALAARDSTVLAGGPSWEVPLGRRDSRSASLSGSNNDIPAPNDTFDSILSKFKRQGLDLVDLVALSGSHTIGNSRCTSFRQRLYNQSGNNKPDSTLDESYAAQLRNRCPKSGGDQNLFFLDFTSPTKFDNSYFKLLLASKGLLNSDQVLATNSQASLALVKQYAEDNALFFEHFAKSMVKMGNISPLIGSNGEIRKNCRKIN; this comes from the exons ATGGCTCAGCCCGTGAGCTTGTTCATTTTCATTGCTCTGCTTGCTTTTGCACCAATTTGCTTCTCTTTTAAGAGTAATGACGGTAACCTATACCCGCAATATTATTGCAAATCGTGCCCAAGAGCGCAGGAAATTGTCAAGTCTGTTATTGCCAAGGCTGTCGCCAAAGAAGCCCGAATGGCTGCTTCGCTGTTGAGGCTCCATTTCCACGACTGTTTTGTCATG GGATGTGATGCATCTTTGCTTCTGGATAGTAGCAAAGGTATTGTGACAGAAAAAGGATCAAATCCCAACAGAAATTCAGCTCGTGGATTTGAAGTCCTTGACGAGATTAAATCTGCACTGGAGAAGGAATGTCCTCAAACAGTTTCTTGCGCTGATATCTTGGCACTAGCTGCAAGAGACTCTACTGTATTG GCTGGTGGACCGAGCTGGGAGGTTCCATTGGGAAGGAGAGACTCCAGAAGCGCCAGTTTAAGTGGCTCCAACAACGATATTCCTGCTCCAAATGACACATTTGATTCCATTCTCTCAAAGTTCAAGAGACAAGGACTTGATCTTGTCGACCTTGTAGCTTTGTCTG GTAGCCACACAATTGGAAATTCAAGGTGTACCAGCTTCAGACAAAGGCTCTACAACCAGTCAGGAAACAATAAACCAGACTCAACTCTGGATGAATCATATGCTGCCCAACTGCGCAATAGGTGCCCAAAATCTGGTGGTGACCAAAACTTATTCTTCTTGGACTTTACCTCTCCCACAAAATTTGACAACAGCTACTTCAAGCTCTTGTTGGCTTCAAAGGGCCTGCTGAACTCTGACCAAGTTCTTGCTACTAATAGTCAAGCATCATTAGCCCTGGTGAAGCAATATGCAGAGGACAATGCCCTTTTCTTCGAGCACTTCGCCAAGTCTATGGTTAAGATGGGTAACATTTCTCCTTTGATAGGTTCCAATGGGGAAATCAGGAAGAACTGCAGGAAGATCAACTAA
- the LOC107860018 gene encoding CDK5RAP1-like protein, with translation MASSLSTMKFPKGYSFRFLSSKLVELQPTSRRRRNCIALRRSYTFSINISRNFSQCHSRNSLPNKDQIPSLRDFIPKATQTVPASDVQPEPMTISDVMPRGRIYHETYGCQMNINDMEIVLSIMKNAGYTESVDVPESAEIIFINTCAIRDNAEHKVWQRLNYFWFLKRHWKSNVAIGRSQSAHPPKVVVLGCMAERLKDKILDSDKMVDVVCGPDAYRDLPRLLEEVDYGQKGINTLLSLEETYADINPVRISKNSISAFVSVMRGCNNMCSFCIVPFTRGRERSRPVESIVKEVAELWKEGVKEVTLLGQNVNSYNDTSGVENTVEPAVSWELSDGFSSMCKVKHVGLRFADLLDRLAIEFPEMRFRYTSPHPKDFPDDLLYVMRDRYNICKSIHLPAQSGSSAVLERMRRGYTREAYLDLVKKIRDIIPDMGISSDFICGFCGETEEDHKDTLTLVKAVGYDMAYMFAYSMREKTHAHRNYVDDVPEDVKQRRLTELIETFRGSTGQFYDAKIGTVQLVLVEGPNKRAPDTELIGKSDRGHRVSFANLPILDKVDNNGKRNPKIGDYVEVHVTKSSRASLFGEALAITKLSSFYNTLHEETVAFASRT, from the exons ATGGCGTCTTCGCTATCCACCATGAAATTCCCTAAAGGATATTCCTTCAGATTCCTCTCTTCGAAGCTTGTAGAACTTCAACCAACCTCTCGCCGCCGCCGCAATTGTATCGCCCTTCGAAGGAGCTATACATTCTCTATTAATATATCTAGGAATTTCTCGCAGTGTCACTCTCGTAATTCCTTACCCAACAAGGACCAAATTCCAAGCCTCCGCGATTTCATACCTAAAGCTACACAAACTGTTCCTGCTTCCGATGTTCAACCAGA GCCTATGACGATATCTGATGTTATGCCTAGAGGTCGCATCTATCATGAAACGTACGGATGCCAAATGAATATCAATGATATGGAGATTGTTTTATCTATCATGAAAAATGCTGGATACACTGAAAGTGTGGATGTCCCAGAGAGTGCTGAGATAATATTTATTAATACTTGTGCTATTAGGGACAATGCAGAACATAAGGTTTGGCAGAGGCTCAATTATTTTTGGTTTCTTAAGAGGCACTGGAAGAGCAATGTTGCGATTGGAAGGTCACAATCTGCACATCCTCCCAAAGTAGTTGTGCTGGGCTGTATGGCCGAGAGGTTGAAGGACAAAATATTGGATTCAGATAAGATGGTTGACGTGGTTTGTGGACCTGATGCTTATCGAGATTTGCCCCGCCTGTTGGAAGAAGTGGACTATGGTCAAAAAGGTATCAATACTCTACTTTCACTTGAAGAAACTTATGCGGATATTAATCCAGTCCGCATCTCCAAAAATTCTATATCTGCGTTTGTATCTGTGATGAGGGGTTGCAACAATATGTGCTCATTCTGCATCGTTCCCTTCACTAGAGGGAGAGAACGGTCTCGGCCAGTGGAATCTATTGTGAAAGAGGTCGCTGAACTTTGGAAAGAGGGTGTCAAAGAGGTTACGCTTCTTGGCCAAAATGTAAATAGCTATAATGATACATCTGGAGTTGAAAATACGGTCGAGCCAGCAGTCAGTTGGGAACTTAGTGATGGATTCTCCAGCATGTGCAAAGTTAAACATGTGGGTCTAAGATTTGCTGATCTCCTAGATAGACTTGCAATAGAATTTCCTGAAATGCGGTTCAGATACACTTCCCCACATCCTAAAGATTTTCCAGATGATTTGCTGTACGTAATGCGAGACAGGTACAATATCTGCAAAAGCATTCATCTGCCAGCACAGTCAGGCAGCAGTGCAGTGCTTGAAAGAATGCGCCGTGGATACACTCGCGAAGCTTACTTAGATCTTGTGAAGAAGATAAGAGATATAATACCTGATATGGGCATAAGCAGTGACTTCATATGTG GTTTCTGTGGAGAAACGGAAGAGGATCACAAAGACACACTAACCCTCGTAAAGGCTGTTGGTTATGACATGGCATACATGTTTGCTTACAGCATGAGAGAGAAAACACATGCCCATAGAAACTATGTTGATGACGTTCCTGAAGATGTCAAGCAGAGGAGGCTCACAGAACTAATTGAGACTTTTCGGGGGAGTACAGGTCAGTTCTATGACGCAAAAATTGGCACTGTCCAACTCGTGTTAGTTGAAGGGCCCAATAAGAGAGCTCCAGACACGGAGTTAATTGGCAAGAGCGACAGAGGCCATAGGGTATCATTTGCTAACCTGCCTATCCTAGATAAGGTTGATAACAATGGGAAACGAAATCcaaagattggtgattatgtcgaAGTACACGTAACGAAATCCTCAAGGGCATCACTGTTTGGAGAAGCACTGGCTATAACTAAATTAAGCTCATTTTACAACACTTTGCATGAAGAAACTGTTGCCTTTGCCAGCAGAACTTAA
- the LOC107860013 gene encoding peroxidase 49, with the protein MARSMSFFIFIALLVFAPICFSFKSNNGGLYPQYYHKSCPRAQEIVKSVVAKAVAKESRMAASLLRLQFHDCFVQGCDASLLLDNSRGIVSEKGSNANRNSARGFDVIDDIKSALEKECPQTVSCADILALAARDSTVLSGGPTWEVPLGRRDSRSASLSSSNNNIPAPNNTFDAILSRFKRQGLDVVDLVALSGSHTIGNSRCTSFRQRLYNQSGNNKPDSTLDESYAAQLRNRCPRSGGDQNLFSLDFVSPTKFDNSYFKNLLASKGLLNSDQVLATKSQASLALVKQYAENNALFFDHFVKSMVKMGNISPLTGSSGEIRKNCRKINSS; encoded by the exons ATGGCTCGGTCCATGAGCTTCTTCATTTTCATAGCTCTCCTCGTCTTTGCACCAATTTGTTTCTCTTTTAAGAGTAACAATGGTGGCCTATACCCCCAATATTATCATAAATCATGCCCAAGAGCACAAGAAATTGTCAAGTCTGTAGTTGCCAAGGCTGTTGCCAAAGAATCTCGAATGGCTGCTTCTCTGCTGAGGCTCCAATTCCACGACTGTTTTGTCCAG GGATGTGATGCATCTTTGCTTCTGGATAATAGCAGAGGTATAGTGTCAGAAAAAGGATCAAATGCCAACAGGAATTCAGCTCGTGGATTTGATGTCATTGATGACATTAAATCTGCACTGGAGAAGGAATGCCCTCAAACCGTCTCTTGTGCTGATATCTTGGCGCTTGCTGCAAGGGACTCCACTGTTCTG TCCGGTGGACCAACCTGGGAGGTTCCATTGGGAAGAAGGGACTCCAGAAGCGCCAGTTTAAGTAGCTCCAACAACAATATTCCTGCTCCAAACAACACATTCGATGCCATTCTCTCAAGGTTCAAGAGACAAGGACTTGATGTTGTTGACCTTGTAGCTTTGTCTG GAAGTCACACAATTGGAAATTCAAGATGTACCAGCTTCAGACAAAGGCTCTACAACCAGTCAGGAAATAATAAGCCAGACTCAACTCTGGATGAATCATATGCTGCCCAACTGCGCAATAGGTGCCCAAGATCCGGCGGTGACCAGAACCTATTCTCCTTGGACTTCGTTTCCCCAACAAAATTTGATAACAGCTACTTCAAGAACTTGTTGGCTTCAAAGGGATTGCTGAACTCTGACCAAGTTCTTGCTACTAAGAGTCAAGCATCACTAGCCTTGGTGAAACAATATGCAGAGAACAATGCCCTTTTCTTCGACCACTTCGTCAAGTCTATGGTTAAAATGGGGAATATCTCTCCTTTGACAGGTTCCAGTGGGGAAATCAGGAAGAATTGCAGGAAGATCAACTCATCTTAA
- the LOC107860015 gene encoding folate transporter 1, chloroplastic isoform X2, whose product MKKMAALASADWQWENATAGAAAGLATVTFSHSLDVVRTRFQVYDGRISNVPAYRNTPHALFAIARSEGFRGIYAGFYPAVLGSTISWGLYFFFYSKAKQRYLRNREELSPGLHLASAAEAGALVSFCTNPIWLVKTRLQLQTPNQIRPYNGFHDALRTIIKEEGWKALYKGLMPGLFLVTHGAIQFTAYEEFRKILVSLKAQENENPLATAADLLDSVDYATLGASSKLAAILTTYPFQVVRSRLQQRPSTTGVPRYMDSWHVVKETARFEGLRGFYRGITPNMLKNIPAASISFIVYENVLNLLKLSRREY is encoded by the exons ATGAAAAAAATGGCAGCTTTGGCGTCGGCAGACTGGCAATGGGAAAATGCCACCGCCGGCGCCGCCGCAGGCCTCGCCACTGTCACTTTCTCTCATTCTCTTGACGTTGTTCGTACCAGGTTCCAAG TTTATGATGGAAGAATCTCCAATGTCCCCGCTTATAGGAATACTCCTCACGCTTTATTTGCCATTGCTCGAAGTGAG GGTTTTAGAGGGATTTATGCTGGCTTTTACCCTGCTGTTCTTGGGTCAACTATTTCATGGggtttatattttttctt CTATAGCAAGGCTAAGCAAAGGTATTTAAGAAACAGGGAGGAGCTGAGTCCAGGCCTACACCTTGCTTCAGCTGCAGAAGCAGGAGCGCTG GTCAGTTTTTGCACCAACCCTATTTGGCTTGTGAAAACAAGATTGCAACTACAGACTCCTAATCAGATTCGTCCATACAACGGTTTTCATG ATGCTTTAAGAACCATAATCAAAGAAGAAGGATGGAAGGCACTTTACAAGGGGCTTATGCCAGGCCTATTTCTG GTTACACATGGTGCTATTCAGTTCACGGCATATGAGGAATTTCGTAAAATCCTTGTTAGCTTGAAAGCTCAAGAAAATGAAAACCCTCTTGCCACAGCTGCTGACTTGTTG GATTCAGTTGACTATGCAACACTAGGAGCTTCTTCTAAGCTAGCAGCTATTCTTACAACATACCCATTTCAG GTCGTCCGATCTCGATTGCAG CAACGACCAAGTACAACTGGAGTTCCGAGGTACATGGATAGCTGGCATGTTGTGAAGGAAACTGCAAG GTTTGAGGGCTTACGAGGCTTCTACAGAGGTATCACGCCAAACATGCTGAAAAATATCCCTGCAGCTTCAATTTCCTTCATTGTCTATGAAAACGTCCTAAACCTGCTAAAATTGTCTCGGAGAGAGTATTAG
- the LOC107860015 gene encoding folate transporter 1, chloroplastic isoform X1, which produces MKKMAALASADWQWENATAGAAAGLATVTFSHSLDVVRTRFQVYDGRISNVPAYRNTPHALFAIARSEGFRGIYAGFYPAVLGSTISWGLYFFFYSKAKQRYLRNREELSPGLHLASAAEAGALVSFCTNPIWLVKTRLQLQTPNQIRPYNGFHDALRTIIKEEGWKALYKGLMPGLFLQVTHGAIQFTAYEEFRKILVSLKAQENENPLATAADLLDSVDYATLGASSKLAAILTTYPFQVVRSRLQQRPSTTGVPRYMDSWHVVKETARFEGLRGFYRGITPNMLKNIPAASISFIVYENVLNLLKLSRREY; this is translated from the exons ATGAAAAAAATGGCAGCTTTGGCGTCGGCAGACTGGCAATGGGAAAATGCCACCGCCGGCGCCGCCGCAGGCCTCGCCACTGTCACTTTCTCTCATTCTCTTGACGTTGTTCGTACCAGGTTCCAAG TTTATGATGGAAGAATCTCCAATGTCCCCGCTTATAGGAATACTCCTCACGCTTTATTTGCCATTGCTCGAAGTGAG GGTTTTAGAGGGATTTATGCTGGCTTTTACCCTGCTGTTCTTGGGTCAACTATTTCATGGggtttatattttttctt CTATAGCAAGGCTAAGCAAAGGTATTTAAGAAACAGGGAGGAGCTGAGTCCAGGCCTACACCTTGCTTCAGCTGCAGAAGCAGGAGCGCTG GTCAGTTTTTGCACCAACCCTATTTGGCTTGTGAAAACAAGATTGCAACTACAGACTCCTAATCAGATTCGTCCATACAACGGTTTTCATG ATGCTTTAAGAACCATAATCAAAGAAGAAGGATGGAAGGCACTTTACAAGGGGCTTATGCCAGGCCTATTTCTG CAGGTTACACATGGTGCTATTCAGTTCACGGCATATGAGGAATTTCGTAAAATCCTTGTTAGCTTGAAAGCTCAAGAAAATGAAAACCCTCTTGCCACAGCTGCTGACTTGTTG GATTCAGTTGACTATGCAACACTAGGAGCTTCTTCTAAGCTAGCAGCTATTCTTACAACATACCCATTTCAG GTCGTCCGATCTCGATTGCAG CAACGACCAAGTACAACTGGAGTTCCGAGGTACATGGATAGCTGGCATGTTGTGAAGGAAACTGCAAG GTTTGAGGGCTTACGAGGCTTCTACAGAGGTATCACGCCAAACATGCTGAAAAATATCCCTGCAGCTTCAATTTCCTTCATTGTCTATGAAAACGTCCTAAACCTGCTAAAATTGTCTCGGAGAGAGTATTAG
- the LOC107860017 gene encoding probable ubiquitin-conjugating enzyme E2 18, whose product MIIREKNKKGSGAGPLILEALPIDSSLHLFIIVVAMTSSSASSRKTLSKIACNRLQKELVEWQVNPPAGFKHKVTDNLQRWIIEVNGAPGTLYADETYQLQVDFPEHYPMEAPQVIFVPPAPLHPHIYSNGHICLDILYDSWSPAMTVSSICISILSMLSSSTVKQRPEDNDRYVKNCRNGRSPKETRWWFHDDKV is encoded by the exons AtgataataagagaaaaaaacaaaaagggaaGCGGGGCCGGACCATTAATACTTGAAGCCTTGCCCATTGATTCTTCTCTTCACTTGTTCATCATCGTCGTCGCCATGACCAGCTCCTCCGCCTCTTCTCGCAAg ACATTAAGCAAGATAGCATGCAATCGACTCCAGAAAGAGTTGGTGGAGTGGCAGGTCAATCCTCCTGCTGGTTTCAAACATAAAGTCACTGATAATCTTCAGAG GTGGATAATTGAAGTGAATGGTGCTCCTGGAACGCTGTATGCTGATGAAACCTATCAGCTTCAAGTTGATTTCCCTGAACATTATCCTATGGAAGCTCCTCAG GTGATTTTTGTGCCGCCAGCTCCGTTACACCCTCATATCTATAGCAATGGGCACATTTGCTTAG ATATTCTCTATGATTCATGGTCTCCTGCCATGACAGTCAGTTCTATATGCATCAGTATTCTCTCCATGCTGTCAAGTTCAACTGTGAAG CAACGCCCTGAAGATAATGACCGCTATGTGAAGAACTGCAGAAATGGCAGATCTCCCAAGGAGACCAGGTGGTGGTTCCATGATGATAAGGTGTGA